A window of Chrysoperla carnea chromosome 3, inChrCarn1.1, whole genome shotgun sequence genomic DNA:
ataaaaacaaacttaattatacattaatcatattaatttgttatcgTTAATGATACATGGGACCCTTCACCTCCTTTTCATGGAAGTTGATctactattttaattattatcacgtTCTTATTAACTCGCTTTCGTGCATTCTGGtcgatttttctaattaattttatactaacTTCCCGATCAGTTAcagacttaaaattttgaaggtaGATAAGAATTGGATGATAATgcatgaaaaagaaaataaaacatggtttaaaaagtgtaaaataaacatttaaataaaaatacattttaatttatcacattttcaaaatgggataaaaatgaataaatttttataagtgtaatgtaaaaattaatgttatcaagaaTGGGATCCTCTTCTTgcgatattttatatattttaatccatttttaaaacgtggagtattaaaaagttttttttttgattttttttttgtatcatgtTGTTAAACACATAAAATAGTTGATGAAAGAACCTCAATAGCAAAAATTCATAGGCTATAAGCGATGTGACTCATCTGCCTAggtctataaaaaatttattttttacaaattaaactaCTATCACAAAAcctgaaaatgtaaaaatattatctacctgcttaattaattaattaatgcttTGTGTGCattattcaaatattgataaaaacgaCGGTGaacttataatgaaaataaatcatgattatttttgtctaaaGATCTAATGATTataacaatttgaaatttggtttGGCTTAGGTTTTCCAACGATTGACGGTTGATAATATCGAAATGGTTGAAAAATGGAGTGcaattgtaaagaaaaatttttctatactttCGACTTTGATCAACTTTCTGTCATTTTTTTTACGTAtctattattgttaataattttctattaacgTATATGACAGACAAAATTCATTTGTCGAAAAAACGATTATCGAAAAAccggttttatttaaattcgacATTCAAGCTACAGTACAAATTATTGATTAACAAAGTAACCTGTAAATTGCGCTTTATTATGAGCTCACGGTCTCataggaaacaaaaaaaatcaaaataaagaataccgacattatttcaaaaagtcatttaataaaaactagttcttatattttattaaaaaaatattttcaacaaggTCAGCTTAATTATCTTAAAtcgattttgttcaaatttgaggtaaatttagaaattcagattaattttttgtttaaggaAACAAAGACTGTCTCAGAGATGAAAACTCAAAAGTATTTCAGGGTTGACTAAAAAGAACGAGTATTTGTGATTTCAAAATAAGTAATGTAATAGCATTTCCATTAAGAGCACAGTTTATAGTATCTACATGTTGTTTCGCCatgtttttttgcaaattttattacttttataataattttggttgGTTTCCAAGAGGAAAGAAATAATagtcaaaaatttaactttactCATCCTTCTAAATTCGAGTGAAATCCCGAGTTATTTCAGTTAAAAGGTTTTAATTCTCCGCTGAGTAGTCCTATATAAACGTAATTATACGTAATAGGCATATACTTGATGCAGAAAGTTCATTTAAACAATCTGATTGTTACGTAAACTCAAGTACAGATTTCATATAAGTATAGTGTGTATTGTGTATAGGGGGGTTTTTCTGTATTTAGTTAGTATtccgttaatttttttatcattaattaacaTACCAATATTAGTATTTAATCTGACAAGATTATTTCCAATCTTTAACGTTGACGATGTCTTTAAAGCAAAGTGGTTATTTAGATATAACGCTGTAAGTTTATCTAAAATCTGCAACAGATGATTGAATCGAAATGTAAGTTTTTAAAGCTATAATCTATATATAAGCTATAATCTAAAAttgcacaaaattattttattccattATATGTAAACATGAGCAATTTTGAACATTGACCTCatttcccattttaaattttcttgatataaaAATAGACTTTGACAATAAAGTACCAATATTTAATCTCTCTCAATAGTTGAATCTGCCCCAGATCTAAATTAATGATTACGAAAGCTGTCTACCAAGTGTATAAATTAACTTGCGGATTtctcatttcattaaaaaaaagttgaaaatatattttaaattataaatagatagGCTCGATGGACACTCgaagcaatttttataaaaactcctGCATTAATTTATCTAAGCAAAGATtaacaattaaagaaaattctgtaaaaatttaaaaacaagtaataaaattgattaaaattgctAATATTGACGAAAGCGTATTTTTACAAGTATTgttaaaagatttattattataatacaattaataaatcaataaaaacataataaaaatgcaataaaaattaataattaacatattattttaatcgtaaaaaaaCTAGTTACTAATGAATCACCCATGTAAAGCGtggacttaaaatattttactacgtagaaatatagaaaattaaaattttcaaaattattttcttgtgtaTTAaaggaaatgaatttaaaacaaaggtTATAAATCGACTAGAAAAGTTTTTGGctgaacaattaaaatttacaaaatttaagaaacaccCGATATTAGAAATAGGAAATAAGAAAGGTCGTTTATTAATTAGTTCAACAAGAGCTTGCCAAGGCCCTTTACTCATTACTGCAGACTGTAAATGAAAACTAAAAGTACTGTagcaatataattatataaaaatccaaatgtttacttttttttaccttaatgatataatattataaatattttaagttagtATACAAAGTTCATAagccataaataaataattgatggttcatttattttgtaaaacaaaaattataattatcaattaatttaaaaaaaaaaaattaaagaaaaaatcgatatataaaggttgatattaaataatttttaacacacttttattagcttggtatgtattatttatgtaaggGAAtgtttgaacgtgattttcacatAATTCGAAACGTCGAGTTGAATTGAAACTTTGCACACTTATCAAGGTTcgatgataatataataattgaataagttTGTCCGATTTTCCTTATCAGGATCTTCAAGATTaacgattaactaaaaaatctttggtggtggaagcgcagataacattccataacattaataaataatagttttaaaaactaaaaacactcTGTTGTTGCTAGctgaaaaatgtagaaaaaaaacaatagtttaaaaaaattttaaaaacacgtttttgtaGCTGAgctaaaaagttgaaaataatttttaaaagtaaaaaaaaaaaagtgattaagaaataaatcattttatcataaaaaagcgtgggatgctttttaagatattttataataactttactCTTATCAATATGTATTAAGATTTttgaacttatagaaattattttctactttttagttcagctatttacaaaagcgtgtttttttatttatttaaaactttttattttgaaaaagttaatattGTAGATTCAAAACTGGAACACAACCGATAAATGGCTATAGGATTCTTACACATTTTAGAACGAGACAAACTATTACTCATATGCGAAtgcgataaagaaattttaaatcattatatttagaaagttttttgtAGTATCTTAAGAAGATAAAGGAAAACACTAACAATGCACTCCACGAATTTTCTCcccataaaaatctaaaatggcGATGAAAATTTGCTCTGGAAATTCCAGTGTTTTTTTAATCTACAAATTGAAAGTGACCTATGAGTAAAAATTCTAATCCACTACTATACATAGAAGGAGGCATTTTTTGCATTCGGCAAATAATTCCAAAGCTCGGCGAATAATACTAAAAGTAGGAGAAGtggaatacaaaaaaaactccCCAAGCTGGTAAAATCTATTAaatcagaaataaaataaaaatttgcacgtTTGAATGAAACTGgggtaaaaatagaaatattttagatgtaaataatatattatgataatGAGGTTTTGAGATTAGCTATAATTACATCATGTGACAGAGTGCAATGCTCTTGAATTCTTATTAATTTGAAGTTTTATAGTCTTACATATTATTAACATCCTAATACAAGGTTTGTTGATGAGATTATATGACCTTTTTAAAGATGAAActatgatttaaataatatccaaggaagtattttatatgataagagctataaaaaatttcgattgtacttgacatataaatatatgttatttacattttaatctattttactttctaattaaaaaccggatattaatattttatttgcgcATATATTAGGGTATCATGTGtatctacaattttttatttttaccattaaataatattaaattggcAACCCAGAATTTGCTTGTATTAAATTcttctaaacaaattttctatttaatataaacaaaagcattaaacaaaaattactaataatatGTGTTTTTCCGCATTCGTGCtccatatttgtatttattatgaatttttaaatatcaaaagttCACTAGGTGGGAGGTGCAATTTAATACTGATTGAATACACCAGTAACCACTGATATAATAGATAATCACAGAACTTCAACGAAGTTATTGCAATTAgtctaattattataatgattattattatgacattGGCTGAAATCAAGCAGGCTTGCTGCgtgattattcaaataattgttGATAAGAACTTAACTGTTATTCATAATTGTgtagtattataaaaatttctatgtgAAGGCATTTCAATTTGCTAGCAGATCTGCGTAGTATACCTACCAACCAGCCtataaccaaaaatttcaaaaaaaaaaaaatttttaaccaaaaaatgaaattttttgcttcCTTGTAGCGATGTAGCTCGTAAATGATGCATTTTAGGATATTGGTGctatataacttttttgttcCTTGGATGTATttctataactaaaaaaaaaatttttgttgttgttacaaatttttgcaaaaaaccgCCTAAAAAATGCCCAATTAAAGCTGACATTTCACCTTTTTGATTCCCGTAAAGCAGATAGCGATCGGATAAAAACTTAGACTTTGCGGCCTGCCTAAAATCGACAAATTTTCGGACATATGGTACAAAATGGAATTGAGCAAAAACTGTTAGGCCGAATGAAactttccaaattaaaaaatagtgtgtattttttcgcaaaaatttgcaacaagtttttttttcggttATAGAAAAACATCTTACGAACAAGAAAGTTTCATAGCAGCAGTATCCTAAAGTGCGCAATTTACGAGTTATATCGCTTacaatgaagtaaaaaaatatttccagccAAATTTGTTTAATGGCTTCAGTTTTCAGGTTCCGAGCGAGTGGGCTAACCCCCCAacagattaaaaaaacttctgacCTGTAACAGAAAACAAGAAGTAAGCTATATGTTTTTTCGTTACTCTACGGGCCTAATATATCTCGATGCTCACAAGAACCGTGAATGTAACATCCATACCAAGATGAAGTAGAAGCTAATAAGCAATATCAGGACCAAGAATAAGAGAACGTGGTCTTGTTATTGCTTATTCCTACCCATTATGTACCATTTAGCTTTGTGATTAAATAGACCCTCTGGATCTCTCATACTGTGTCTATGACATGGGAAAATCtagtaaacaaataatgtagttaaaactaCCTTTATAAAATTCGACCTTTACTATTGTATTGCTATAAATACATATTCTTGTACCAAAAATATACTACCAGTAGCACACACTATGTAAGATATTGGCGATAGCacattgaattataaaatgtagtatcaagttcattaattttcaaatgtattttatgtgaATGTATCAATGTGTGCAACGTTTTCTTAATcacttaattatattaatttaattaataaaaaaaatgtgcatacaaatataaaaaagttgttctGTTTATTTATAGACGATAGTGAATTGGAAacagaattataaataaaaccacGTGAGTCAAGCACCACCAACAATGGATCCAAAACGACCACCATGGTTAATTAGAAAAATCAAGAAACGTATACCAATAACAACATGGCTACAAACGTATAATTCTGACCATTTTATTAGTGATATTATTGCTGGTGTAACAGTGGGTTTAACTGTTATGCCACAAGCTTTAGCATATGCAACTTTAGCTGGACTGGAACCACAGGTAAGATATCCatagataagtttttttttttttttttaattatattcaagtGGGCTGGATAAGTCTCTTCGAAATTTTCGCACAATTAATCTTATGTATGAAATTCTGTCGTCTTGATACATTAACTTTGTAGTATTTAGTCAACGTATGCGCTGTTCTTATTATAGAAATTAGAAATGATTTTGTTCTCCCCCTACCCTCTGTCACACAATGTCACATTTCGTTGACAGCCCCCCGTCTCCCTTAACGTGTGACGTAATTAATGGATGGCCCTTtacttacatttaaagttttgaagatttcttaagattttgaTTTCGTGATCCAATTACCTGAATTCAAGAAATTTGTCAATAACGGAACAGTTGAAGGTagtcattacaaaatttttgccataaattcaaattttttcataattttgtagGGAGCTATAAAGCttacttcattattttttcattttttgaaagaagACTGCTTATATCAGTTTTGCTTAGGTAccaattacgaaaataattttgctagagtttttgtataaaattttagtaaaacgCTCATAAATTAATTGAGGGCTGAAAGTAAAAGCTAAAAATATCCGATGCAAATCCAAATTTAGGGGCCCCATCCAAAAATCacaagttataataatattatggaaagcaaaataattatgtatttgtCGATGTCTGTTTTTgatcaactttaatttagaGTAAGTCCGACCTTTCGCAGTAGTGACAGGTTCAGTTAGGAACATTAGAAGTGCGATGCACACAACTGGTTAACTGAACGCCAATGACGAATTCTGAATGATTCCTCGTCCCCTATGATTCTTCCAATGAGCTCCTGTTTTGTCGCGGTTCAAATGTTCTTTAAATATTAtcgcaaaataatatttaattctttacgTTTTTGTAAACGTACGTTAGCAAAATGTGTGTTGAGTGCCTGTTATGTGAACATATCATGAGACCTGAGACAAAAAATTTCGTAGAGTCAGCAAAGGAACTAGCATTTTGTCTAATACTTGAATGTATCATGCCTATAAAATCTCTGCCAATATAAGTCCGATAAgccgattattattaataataatcataattatttacttttagttTGGATTATATTCAGCATTTATGGGTTGTTTTATTTATGCAATATTTGGTAGTTGTCGTGATATAACAATTGGACCAACAGCTTTAATGGCACTAATGActtatcaacaaattttacataaaaatgcagattttgcaatattattatgttttttatctgGTGTAGTACAATTAATTATGTGTTTATTGCGTTTAGGTGAGTAAGCACGCATCAGTTAATTGATAAGAtgtagaaattaatattttattcagtcATTCAAGTCATGtgtgtttattgtttatttattctttcAATAGAATTTATcagcaagcaaaaaaaaattatacattttttattattatagtatttgaattaataattgataataaattatagttatttcTAATATTGTCTTCCTTGAGAATATTCATATTCAACTGAATTAAAGATATAACATTTCATTCATTATATTcagttatttacaataaaatttattgaatgacATACAAAGTAGGGCAAAATTCAAATCGGCTAAGAGTAGTTTAATAGAATCGCttttttcaagatcattttgtatgatttttatGCTAATTTGAGTATTAAATCGAGTATAAATTCGCAAATATGGCGAATATTGTACAATtcgcataatattttataacatgttCGTATGTTTCAATTTTGTTGGCGAAGCTGCTTACcgaaaatacataaaaagttCGATGAATATGGCAATCTATTGAAATTGGGCTAACCTCTTGAAATTATATAGGCCAATAAAATCAAGTGCCTTCCCTTCCCATTCcctcaaaaaaatcaatatatcgtcaaaagacttgatttttatTAGGTTTTTGTCTATCGTAATTACTTTGAATAATCCATAAACTCAAAAATCTGATTGATTTAAATCGAAATGGAACGACGGATCTCTGTGATATCATACGAAGAAATTAACAATTACAAAttgctaaattttaaatttgtggagAAATAATATTCtagtaatcatttaaaattttctattttttaggtGTATTAGTAGATTTTATATCAATTCCAGTCACAGTGGGTTTTACCTCAGCCACATCTGTTATTATTGCCATGTCTCAACTAAAAGGTTTACTAGGCCTGAAATTTACTTCGTCAGGCTTTTTGGATaccattttaaaagtttattatcatTTGCCGGAAACTAGACCGTGGGATTGCTTACTCGGTTTTTCATGCatagtaattttattagttttaagggtaagaattataataaattttcgattaaaaattattataaacaaattttgtttgtagcgaattaaaagtattaaaatagtATCAAAAGGTAGAAAACCAAATTCACatgagaaaattattgaaaaatccaTTTGGTTATTATCAACATCTCGGAATGCATTAGTGGTTGTAGGATGTTCCTTTATGGCCtattatttggaacaaaataattataatgacgTATTTATTTTAACTGGAAAAGTACGTTCTGGTTTACCAACATTTGCACCGCCACCATTCGAAACTAGAGTGGGTAATcaaacatacaattttatacaaatgtGTAACGAATTAGGTGCATCAATTGTATTAGTACCTGTTATTGCCGTTTTGGGTAATGTTGCCATTGCTAAAGCTTTTggtaagtatattttaattagtttaatttttattttaatgaggCCATACTTAAAAcgcataaaccgtacagagaataaaaatgaattttttacaaaagacgtATCAAAGGGAggattaattcataaataagatgaaaacttctttaattCTATTGATAGTTAcgtagtataatttatatattctttCCAGCAAGTGGAGATAGCGTAGATGCAACTCAAGAATTGTTGACGCTGTCTATTTGTAGTATTTTTGGATCGTTTGTGAGTTCGATGCCAGTTACAGGATCATTTTCAAGAAGTGCTGTTAATCATGCAAGTGGTGTGAAAACGCCGTTGGGTGGGGTTTATACaggtaaaattgattatatcaaGTAGGTAGTCGCCTTCCACCGAATGTATGTGTTTTTCGAACAAaacatttcaactaaaatgctagtttttttcaagaaacttgataactttctaaattaaattgtgTTCTTCTGTCTCTTATCAACTAGGAACCTGAGCTAGTTGATTGTTTGAACTCCGAAGACCAAGGTCAAATTCAAGGTCTGAATAAGCTGCCCCTtgcaattcaataatttttaccaGAACTAGATTTTTTATTGCttgtataatttcataaaaaattatttcttctaaaattaCACCCAATACGGCGGCTATTAAGATATCGATATGAAGATACCTGACCTGAATGAGATGTGGTATATTGAAACTGGttttatttgcaatttaaaaGGCTTTCCAAAATAGAGCCACGTAGTTTAAccgtaaagaaaaaattttattgttggatacttttttaaatcattttctttatcGATTTCAGGAGTGTTAGTAATATTAGCACTAACATTTCTCACACCATATTTCTACTACATACCGAAAGCATCATTAGCAGCTGTTATTATTAGTGCTGTGATATTTATGATTGAATATGAGATTGTTAAACCAATGTGGAAATCAAGTCGTAAAGATTTGGTGCCGACATTTGTCACGTTTGTCTTATGCTTAGCTATGGGTGTTGAATATGGTATCCTTGTTGGTGTTGCTATTAATATATTGATACTGTTGTATCCATCAGCACGTCCAAGTATTCATGTTGAGAAGAAGATGGTgagtttataactttttttatattctgaatttatatatgatataaaatggattagttaaaaattagattatCATGTCGCTTACATTTAAACGTAAGATAgagtcaaataatttaaatactctTAGCCTGGATTTTTAATCTATGCCTGACAAAATGAAAGAAAGTGGGAAGTATGCAGCCATGAATGGCTTAGTTAGGAACAATCCCGGTTCTTTCTGCAAACCTAATAAAAAACGATATGTAGGGTAGCCGGCACCTGATACTAAAGACCAAATGCCTCCCAAGTATCCCTCTTCCTTTTTTCGAGAGTTAATTAGTagaatgataaattgtttattaatgctaatctaattttaattgtttttttttacagacaAATCATGGCGCTGAATATCTTCTTATAACACCCGGGAATAGTTTGTACTTCCCAGCTGTGGATTTTATAAGGGCTTCTGTTGGTAAAGCCGGTGTAAAGTTAGGATCTTCACAACTTCCAGTTATTGTTGATTGTAGATTTGTATTAGGTAAGTTAAAGTAGATTATTTTGCTTTGCCCGgacaatttttatatgaaaccttttttattttattttttcattataggTGCTGATTTTACTGCTGCTAAAGGAATTGCTGCCCTCATTGATGATTTTAATAAACGTAAACAAATGATATACTTTTTTAGACCACGTGATGATGTAATTGCTGTTTTCAAAGGAGCTGCTTTGGAAGATTTCCAATACGTAACAACGCACAGTGAAttggattatattttatattgtaagtCTGAGTCGTTAATACTCGATTATCAAGTACTATTATATCGAAGTTTTACGTCACGAAgtgtaaatattatgtattttttgttcttgtttgatttctattttctataatcagttcttaaaagaattataaatagATGTAGTGACTAAAAGGTTGACTTGATCGGTAATTTACTCAGTGGTAGTTTCctgaataatattaaactaagtATATAAGTTTCCTTTCAATTGATTTGATGATTATGttgaatctaaattttaaatccaaCACATTTTGTCTATTTGGTTTATTCACACTGTCACAATTCTCTAAGGGATTGATCACTTAAGAGTTTGGATACTGCTCAATGTAACAGTCAAGTATCTACCACTTTAgtgataattttgaatttagacCCAAAAATCagtattaatttgaaaactacAAATTTAACTGTTTTCTTTTCAACTAGATGTGTTTTATACCAAGTAAGTCTTCTATTTAACTTCATTTGACTGTGGAAAACTGACACCGTTCATTTTAACAGCTTGACACCCTTCTTTTCTCAAATTGAACGTTATTTGAACGAATTTCATTTCGTTAacttattattaacatttattcaATCAATATTGTATTCTATCGATACTGGTCTGTAGTTTTTGTGAATCTGTATTTGCATCCACATCAATGGGTAGAATAGCAGTATCATCTGCAAATGTAGCTGTTATCTGTGTGCCATCGACCGGTAGATTTGCgggataattttaattaagagtTGGTCCCAGAACAATGCGCTGTGATATCTACACTAGATTGGGATATGaaataatgatcaaaatttagCATGTTTACGATTAATTCGAAGCATAACCgcgtataaaataacaaatctaATCTGGAATTATGCaaattatttccaataaattaaaaaagaaattatctgTTATCTCTTTAAATAGAGGAAATtaatttggttttaattttttatttggtattaATTTCCATAGCTTGTCATTCTAGGGACGCTATCAGTTTATTGTTctttcgaaataatttaattttattcttaccatTTTTAGCTAAAAAAACAGAAGCAAAAGACgaagaaatgaaattattgCCAAACAATTCAACGAAtactacaaaatgtttaaatagtCCAAATTCGTATGAAGAATTAACAGAAATAACCACATATGCACCAAGTTCACcagaattttcatcaaacattGTCGCCACAAGTAATAACCTGTCCGTGTTACAACAGAATGATAAACGTATGTGATATAGAATCTcaaatatgaagaaaataatttgtgaCTCGACgtaatagtattattattttattttacttaatattattattaataatttgttattaattttatttgccaaaacccttttttgaatttttaaatttaccattGTATTTTACAAACCATAAGATACAacaatgaaacatttttattatcaattatacaattttttttaaataaaacttttaaaaaatttgtattgttttttttatttgtatgtgtGTGATTTTGGTACATTTGAgtcgtatttatttttttttattcgctgTATTTTGTCTCGAAATACTTGACAGAAttcctttttataaaactaaaaatgtgaTACGTTTTTATTTGCTGTACATTTCTCGAAATATTCTATTGAAATATTGTGTGATGGTTGCGACTTATATTTGTCATACGCTACTCAAGGTTGGTGTAAGAGGTTCATTGATAGTCAAATAGAGACAGAGTGTATCAGAGTGTAAAACAGAGTGTATCTgaatatctatatataatttttataccatgtatatatgaaatatacatagtatattaagtttagtcccaagtttgtaacgcttaaaaataatgatgctaggaaaaaaattttgtcataggtgctcataaaatcacctaattagtccatttccggttgtccgtccgtccgtccgtccgtccgtctgtggacacgataactcaaaaacgaaaaaagatatcaagctgaaatttttacagcgtactcaggacgtaaaaagtgaggtcaagttcgtaaatgagcatcataggtcaattgggtcttgggtccgtaggacccatcttgtaaaccgatagagatagaacaaaagtttaaatgtaaaaaatgttccttatcaaaaattaactttgcgtattccattcaaaattattaattattccaaaactacaagtattggttttttcgattttttggaatttttttaaggggtaccctttatacaaaatcgaaaaaatcgaaaaaaaaaatgttggctacgatttcgataaaactctgtttataaggaaattttgacccataatttacaaaaatcgtatttatataacgattaggaaactagtttcggagatatcgagccaaaatatgggataatgggtgatatttcaaaaactatgctttcaatcaacaaatgaatacgatttttgaattttttgggtcaaaatttccttatatactaagttttatccaaatcagaaaccataaatttttttcgattttttggaatttttttaaggggtacccctttacaaaaatcgaaaaaatcgaaaaaaaaatgttggctccgatttcgataaaactctatttataaggtaattttgacccataatttacaaaaatcgtatttatataacgattaggaatctagtttcggagatatcgagccaaaatatgggataatgggtgatatttcaaaaactatgcttccaatcatcaaatgaatacgatttttgaattttttgggtcaaaattaccttatatacta
This region includes:
- the LOC123294785 gene encoding sodium-independent sulfate anion transporter codes for the protein MDPKRPPWLIRKIKKRIPITTWLQTYNSDHFISDIIAGVTVGLTVMPQALAYATLAGLEPQFGLYSAFMGCFIYAIFGSCRDITIGPTALMALMTYQQILHKNADFAILLCFLSGVVQLIMCLLRLGVLVDFISIPVTVGFTSATSVIIAMSQLKGLLGLKFTSSGFLDTILKVYYHLPETRPWDCLLGFSCIVILLVLRRIKSIKIVSKGRKPNSHEKIIEKSIWLLSTSRNALVVVGCSFMAYYLEQNNYNDVFILTGKVRSGLPTFAPPPFETRVGNQTYNFIQMCNELGASIVLVPVIAVLGNVAIAKAFASGDSVDATQELLTLSICSIFGSFVSSMPVTGSFSRSAVNHASGVKTPLGGVYTGVLVILALTFLTPYFYYIPKASLAAVIISAVIFMIEYEIVKPMWKSSRKDLVPTFVTFVLCLAMGVEYGILVGVAINILILLYPSARPSIHVEKKMTNHGAEYLLITPGNSLYFPAVDFIRASVGKAGVKLGSSQLPVIVDCRFVLGADFTAAKGIAALIDDFNKRKQMIYFFRPRDDVIAVFKGAALEDFQYVTTHSELDYILYSKKTEAKDEEMKLLPNNSTNTTKCLNSPNSYEELTEITTYAPSSPEFSSNIVATSNNLSVLQQNDKRM